The following proteins are co-located in the Bacillus pumilus genome:
- a CDS encoding dihydroorotase, giving the protein MSYLIKNGFILTSTGERVQQDIRVEGKVIRAIGHLEREDGEEVIDAAGLFVSPGLIDLHVHLREPGGEKKETIETGSKAAARGGYTTIAAMPNTRPVPDTKEQMEWLMNRIEKTSSVRVLPYASITTRQIGEEMTDFAALKEAGAFAFTDDGVGIQTAGMMYEAMKKAASLDQAIVAHCEDNSLIYGGCVHEGEFSQANGLNGIPSICESVHIARDVLLAEAAKCHYHVCHISTKESVRVVRDAKKAGIRVTAEVSPHHLLLCDTDIPGLDTNYKMNPPLRGKEDREALIEGLLDGTIDFIATDHAPHTEEEKNETMQRAPFGIVGLETAFPLLYTRFVKTGEWTLKELVDYMTIKPAEAFSLPYGKLEEGQAADITLIDLNKEMAIDKKSFLSKGQNTPFDKLTVSGWPVMTLASGKVVYEEGRLVK; this is encoded by the coding sequence ATGTCATATCTCATTAAAAACGGTTTTATCTTAACAAGCACAGGGGAAAGAGTGCAGCAGGATATTAGGGTAGAAGGAAAAGTGATTCGGGCAATTGGTCATTTAGAAAGAGAAGACGGAGAAGAGGTCATTGATGCAGCTGGGCTGTTTGTGTCACCAGGCTTGATTGATCTGCATGTGCATTTAAGAGAGCCAGGCGGCGAGAAAAAGGAAACAATTGAAACAGGCTCTAAGGCAGCAGCAAGAGGAGGGTATACGACGATTGCAGCCATGCCGAATACACGGCCAGTTCCAGATACAAAGGAGCAAATGGAATGGCTCATGAATCGAATCGAAAAGACCTCATCTGTGAGAGTGCTGCCATACGCTTCGATTACAACAAGGCAAATTGGCGAAGAGATGACGGACTTTGCAGCGTTAAAAGAAGCTGGTGCCTTTGCATTTACGGATGACGGTGTTGGCATCCAAACAGCAGGCATGATGTACGAAGCGATGAAAAAGGCAGCAAGCCTTGATCAAGCGATTGTGGCGCACTGTGAAGATAACTCGCTCATTTACGGAGGGTGCGTTCATGAAGGAGAATTTTCACAAGCCAATGGGTTAAACGGAATACCGTCAATTTGTGAATCGGTGCATATTGCAAGAGATGTCCTCTTAGCAGAAGCAGCGAAATGTCATTATCATGTATGTCATATCAGTACGAAAGAATCTGTTCGAGTCGTGCGCGATGCAAAAAAAGCAGGCATTCGTGTAACGGCTGAGGTTTCACCGCATCACCTGCTTTTATGTGATACGGACATCCCGGGTCTTGATACAAACTATAAAATGAACCCGCCGCTCAGAGGAAAAGAGGATCGCGAGGCGCTGATCGAGGGACTTTTAGATGGCACAATTGATTTCATCGCAACAGATCATGCTCCGCATACAGAAGAAGAAAAAAACGAAACGATGCAGCGTGCACCTTTCGGGATTGTAGGACTTGAAACAGCGTTCCCACTTCTGTACACACGCTTTGTGAAAACAGGCGAATGGACATTAAAAGAACTCGTTGATTATATGACAATCAAACCAGCAGAAGCCTTCTCCCTTCCATACGGCAAGCTAGAAGAGGGTCAAGCAGCTGATATCACGCTCATTGATTTAAACAAAGAAATGGCAATCGATAAAAAAAGCTTCTTATCTAAAGGACAAAATACACCGTTTGACAAATTGACTGTATCAGGATGGCCTGTCATGACACTTGCATCTGGGAAAGTCGTTTATGAAGAGGGGAGACTAGTAAAATGA
- a CDS encoding carbamoyl phosphate synthase small subunit, which yields MKRRLVLENGTVFEGTGFGSLESSVGEVVFNTGMTGYQEILSDPSYCGQIVTLTYPLIGNYGINRDDFESITPFVKGLIVKELCEKPSNWRSSYSLDEYLKMKNIPGLSGIDTRKLTRMIRSAGTLRGAFAGPYEQVEDVVRRLQTLQLPTDQVSQVSVKNAYPSPGRGKRIVLVDFGMKHGILRELNKRDCDVIVVPYNITANEVLQLKPDGIMLSNGPGDPVDVPEAVEMIQQLIGKLPLFGICLGHQLFALACGASTEKMKFGHRGSNHPVKELATGKVTLTSQNHGYTVSTINEDLLEVTHIALNDNTIEGLKHKEAPAFTVQYHPEASPGPEDANYLFDEFMDMIQTNEKEGEEVCQNA from the coding sequence ATGAAGAGACGCTTAGTGCTAGAAAACGGAACAGTATTCGAAGGAACAGGCTTTGGCAGCTTAGAATCGTCAGTCGGAGAAGTCGTCTTTAATACGGGGATGACAGGCTATCAAGAAATTTTGTCTGATCCATCATACTGCGGACAAATTGTCACGCTCACTTACCCGCTCATCGGCAACTATGGCATTAACCGTGATGATTTTGAATCGATCACACCGTTTGTGAAAGGGCTGATTGTGAAAGAACTTTGTGAAAAGCCCTCAAATTGGCGCTCTTCATACTCACTTGATGAATACTTGAAAATGAAAAACATTCCAGGGCTTAGCGGAATCGATACACGGAAGCTGACAAGAATGATTCGAAGTGCAGGAACATTAAGAGGGGCTTTTGCAGGACCGTATGAACAAGTGGAAGACGTTGTGCGCCGCCTTCAAACATTGCAGCTGCCAACAGATCAAGTGAGTCAAGTTTCTGTGAAAAATGCGTACCCAAGTCCAGGGAGAGGAAAAAGAATAGTGCTTGTGGATTTCGGGATGAAGCACGGCATATTGCGCGAGCTCAATAAACGTGACTGTGACGTCATTGTGGTGCCATACAATATCACTGCGAATGAAGTGCTGCAGTTAAAGCCTGACGGGATCATGCTTTCAAACGGCCCTGGGGACCCTGTTGATGTACCAGAAGCAGTTGAAATGATTCAGCAATTGATTGGGAAGTTACCACTCTTTGGCATTTGCCTAGGACACCAGTTATTCGCTCTTGCGTGTGGCGCAAGTACAGAAAAAATGAAATTCGGTCATAGAGGATCAAATCACCCGGTCAAAGAACTAGCAACTGGCAAGGTGACCTTGACGTCTCAAAACCATGGCTACACGGTAAGTACTATTAATGAAGACTTGCTTGAAGTAACGCATATTGCTCTAAATGATAATACGATTGAAGGGTTAAAACATAAAGAAGCGCCAGCATTTACTGTACAGTATCACCCAGAAGCATCACCGGGTCCAGAAGATGCCAACTACTTATTTGACGAGTTCATGGACATGATTCAGACGAATGAGAAAGAAGGGGAAGAAGTATGCCAAAACGCGTAG